From a single Xiphophorus maculatus strain JP 163 A chromosome 5, X_maculatus-5.0-male, whole genome shotgun sequence genomic region:
- the mnd1 gene encoding meiotic nuclear division protein 1 homolog isoform X5, with the protein MKDVFQLKDIEKIAPKSKGIAPMTVKEVLQSLVDDNMVDCERIGTSNYYWAFPSKALHARKHKLEELKKQASDAKQRKVSVEKTVEKSKVGREGTKERSSLLKQLQSLREERTNLQAELEKYRECDPDVIKAMRKSNVVAKEAVSRWTDNVFAIKSWTKKKFSFDDSRINKAFGIPEDFDYMD; encoded by the exons ATG aaGGACGTGTTTCAGCTTAAAGACATTGAGAAGATTGCTCCCAAGTCAAAGGGCATTG CTCCAATGACGGTGAAGGAAGTGCTACAGAGCCTGGTGGATGACAACATGGTGGACTGCGAACGAATCGGCACCTCCAATTACTACTGGGCTTTTCCCAGTAAGGCCTTACATGCTCGCAAGCACAaactggaggagctgaagaaacAG gCTTCTGATGCAAAGCAGCGAAAAGTTTCTGTAGAGAAAACAGTGGAAAAGTCAAAAGTGGGACGAGAAGGAACG aaagaaagaagctccctgctgaagcagctgcagtCTCTGAGGGAAGAGCGAACGAATCTGCAAGCCGAGCTGGAGAAGTACCGCGAGTGTGACCCAGACGTCATCAAAGCGATGA GAAAGTCAAATGTTGTAGCAAAAGAAGCTGTCTCCAGGTGGACAG aCAATGTTTTTGCTATCAAGTCTTGGACAAAAAAGAAGTTTTCTTTTGATGACAGCCGCATCAACAAGGCCTTTGGCATCCCTGAGGACTTTGACTACATGGACTGA
- the mnd1 gene encoding meiotic nuclear division protein 1 homolog isoform X4, translating to MSKKKGLSLEEKRTRMMEIFFESKDVFQLKDIEKIAPKSKGIAPMTVKEVLQSLVDDNMVDCERIGTSNYYWAFPSKALHARKHKLEELKKQASDAKQRKVSVEKTVEKSKVGREGTKERSSLLKQLQSLREERTNLQAELEKYRECDPDVIKAMRKSNVVAKEAVSRWTDNVFAIKSWTKKKFSFDDSRINKAFGIPEDFDYMD from the exons ATG TCAAAAAAGAAAGGACTCAGTTTGGAAGAGAAGAGAACTCGGAtgatggagattttttttgaaTCA aaGGACGTGTTTCAGCTTAAAGACATTGAGAAGATTGCTCCCAAGTCAAAGGGCATTG CTCCAATGACGGTGAAGGAAGTGCTACAGAGCCTGGTGGATGACAACATGGTGGACTGCGAACGAATCGGCACCTCCAATTACTACTGGGCTTTTCCCAGTAAGGCCTTACATGCTCGCAAGCACAaactggaggagctgaagaaacAG gCTTCTGATGCAAAGCAGCGAAAAGTTTCTGTAGAGAAAACAGTGGAAAAGTCAAAAGTGGGACGAGAAGGAACG aaagaaagaagctccctgctgaagcagctgcagtCTCTGAGGGAAGAGCGAACGAATCTGCAAGCCGAGCTGGAGAAGTACCGCGAGTGTGACCCAGACGTCATCAAAGCGATGA GAAAGTCAAATGTTGTAGCAAAAGAAGCTGTCTCCAGGTGGACAG aCAATGTTTTTGCTATCAAGTCTTGGACAAAAAAGAAGTTTTCTTTTGATGACAGCCGCATCAACAAGGCCTTTGGCATCCCTGAGGACTTTGACTACATGGACTGA
- the mnd1 gene encoding meiotic nuclear division protein 1 homolog isoform X3, producing MFWDHHLDLLQSKKKGLSLEEKRTRMMEIFFESKDVFQLKDIEKIAPKSKGIAPMTVKEVLQSLVDDNMVDCERIGTSNYYWAFPSKALHARKHKLEELKKQASDAKQRKVSVEKTVEKSKVGREGTKERSSLLKQLQSLREERTNLQAELEKYRECDPDVIKAMRKSNVVAKEAVSRWTDNVFAIKSWTKKKFSFDDSRINKAFGIPEDFDYMD from the exons ATGTTTTGGGATCATCATTTGGATCTGTTGCAGTCAAAAAAGAAAGGACTCAGTTTGGAAGAGAAGAGAACTCGGAtgatggagattttttttgaaTCA aaGGACGTGTTTCAGCTTAAAGACATTGAGAAGATTGCTCCCAAGTCAAAGGGCATTG CTCCAATGACGGTGAAGGAAGTGCTACAGAGCCTGGTGGATGACAACATGGTGGACTGCGAACGAATCGGCACCTCCAATTACTACTGGGCTTTTCCCAGTAAGGCCTTACATGCTCGCAAGCACAaactggaggagctgaagaaacAG gCTTCTGATGCAAAGCAGCGAAAAGTTTCTGTAGAGAAAACAGTGGAAAAGTCAAAAGTGGGACGAGAAGGAACG aaagaaagaagctccctgctgaagcagctgcagtCTCTGAGGGAAGAGCGAACGAATCTGCAAGCCGAGCTGGAGAAGTACCGCGAGTGTGACCCAGACGTCATCAAAGCGATGA GAAAGTCAAATGTTGTAGCAAAAGAAGCTGTCTCCAGGTGGACAG aCAATGTTTTTGCTATCAAGTCTTGGACAAAAAAGAAGTTTTCTTTTGATGACAGCCGCATCAACAAGGCCTTTGGCATCCCTGAGGACTTTGACTACATGGACTGA
- the mnd1 gene encoding meiotic nuclear division protein 1 homolog isoform X1 produces MSELKPLLNYVNTLISNRNMFSVFVLNSIVTAIPTAVMMGSTFLAHMQNTTGKRIISKNGLLNNQKISRGASAPGNTALGKCGTLWRQQREAPMTVKEVLQSLVDDNMVDCERIGTSNYYWAFPSKALHARKHKLEELKKQASDAKQRKVSVEKTVEKSKVGREGTKERSSLLKQLQSLREERTNLQAELEKYRECDPDVIKAMRKSNVVAKEAVSRWTDNVFAIKSWTKKKFSFDDSRINKAFGIPEDFDYMD; encoded by the exons ATGTCAGAGTTAAAACCACTCCTTAACTATGTTAATACCCTCATTTCAAATAGAAATATGTTcagtgtatttgttttaaacagtaTAGTTACAGCTATACCTACTGCTGTCATGATGGGGTCTACTTTtcttgcccacatgcagaacaccacaggGAAACGGATAATCAGTAAAAATGGTTTATTGAATAATCAGAAAATCAGCAGAGGTGCGTCTGCTCCAGGAAATACAGCTCTTGGGAAATGCGGCACACTATGGAGGCAACAGAGAGAAG CTCCAATGACGGTGAAGGAAGTGCTACAGAGCCTGGTGGATGACAACATGGTGGACTGCGAACGAATCGGCACCTCCAATTACTACTGGGCTTTTCCCAGTAAGGCCTTACATGCTCGCAAGCACAaactggaggagctgaagaaacAG gCTTCTGATGCAAAGCAGCGAAAAGTTTCTGTAGAGAAAACAGTGGAAAAGTCAAAAGTGGGACGAGAAGGAACG aaagaaagaagctccctgctgaagcagctgcagtCTCTGAGGGAAGAGCGAACGAATCTGCAAGCCGAGCTGGAGAAGTACCGCGAGTGTGACCCAGACGTCATCAAAGCGATGA GAAAGTCAAATGTTGTAGCAAAAGAAGCTGTCTCCAGGTGGACAG aCAATGTTTTTGCTATCAAGTCTTGGACAAAAAAGAAGTTTTCTTTTGATGACAGCCGCATCAACAAGGCCTTTGGCATCCCTGAGGACTTTGACTACATGGACTGA
- the mnd1 gene encoding meiotic nuclear division protein 1 homolog isoform X2, whose translation MASAGLGFWPECSVMLGSTFLAHMQNTTRKWIISKNGLLNNQKISRGASAPGNTALRKCGTLWRQQREAPMTVKEVLQSLVDDNMVDCERIGTSNYYWAFPSKALHARKHKLEELKKQASDAKQRKVSVEKTVEKSKVGREGTKERSSLLKQLQSLREERTNLQAELEKYRECDPDVIKAMRKSNVVAKEAVSRWTDNVFAIKSWTKKKFSFDDSRINKAFGIPEDFDYMD comes from the exons ATGGCGTCTGCTGGGCTAGGATTTTGGcctgagtgttctgtcatgttggGGTCTACTTTtcttgcccacatgcagaacaccacaaGGAAATGGATAATCAGTAAAAATGGTTTATTGAATAATCAGAAAATCAGCAGAGGTGCGTCTGCTCCAGGAAATACGGCTCTCAGGAAATGCGGCACACTATGGAGGCAACAGAGAGAAG CTCCAATGACGGTGAAGGAAGTGCTACAGAGCCTGGTGGATGACAACATGGTGGACTGCGAACGAATCGGCACCTCCAATTACTACTGGGCTTTTCCCAGTAAGGCCTTACATGCTCGCAAGCACAaactggaggagctgaagaaacAG gCTTCTGATGCAAAGCAGCGAAAAGTTTCTGTAGAGAAAACAGTGGAAAAGTCAAAAGTGGGACGAGAAGGAACG aaagaaagaagctccctgctgaagcagctgcagtCTCTGAGGGAAGAGCGAACGAATCTGCAAGCCGAGCTGGAGAAGTACCGCGAGTGTGACCCAGACGTCATCAAAGCGATGA GAAAGTCAAATGTTGTAGCAAAAGAAGCTGTCTCCAGGTGGACAG aCAATGTTTTTGCTATCAAGTCTTGGACAAAAAAGAAGTTTTCTTTTGATGACAGCCGCATCAACAAGGCCTTTGGCATCCCTGAGGACTTTGACTACATGGACTGA